In Paenibacillus sonchi, the genomic stretch TCCTTGGTTTTCACTGTCGTTTCGTTCCAGTTGATCACCCCGTGACGTGCCTGCTCATTGCCGAGAAAAATGTTCTCCGATATCGACAGATAAGGGATCAGTGCCAGCTCCTGATGGATAATAACAATCCCCAGGCTTTCACTATCTTTAATGTCTTTGAACTGGCAGACCTGTCCTTGAAATAAAATATCCCCCTCATACGTTCCATACGGATAGACACCGCTAAGCACCTTCATCAGGGTGGACTTCCCGGCCCCGTTCTCACCGCAGAGCGCGTGAATCTCGCCAGCCTTCACCTGCAGATTCACATCCGATAATGCTTTAACCCCGGGGAAGGTTTTGGTAATGCCCTTCATTTCCAGAATAATCTCGCTCATTCGCTTCTCACCCAGCTTTCCTTGTGACTGTAGCAGCGGTTATTGCGGCTGGCAGCCACTATGCATAAACTGCCGCCGCAGCACCCGCTAAAAGTGTTCCAGCCGGTTATTCACCGAGCTGTTCTTTGGTATAATAACCGCCGTCAACCAGTACTTTATCCACATTGCCGGCATCTACAGAGACCGGCTCAAGCAGATAGGACGGTACAATTTTGACTCCATTATCGTAGGTGGTGGTATCGTTGACTTCCGCTTCCGTACCTTTCAGTACACTTTCTGTCATTTCCACCGCTTTTTTGGCCAGCTCGCGGGTATCTTTGAATACCGTCTGTGTCTGCTCTCCGGCCAGGATCGATTTAATGGAAGCCAGCTCGGCGTCCTGTCCGGTAACAACCGGAAGCTTCTTGTCGCCTGCACCGTAACCCACGCCCTTCAGAGAGGAAAGAATACCGATGCTGATTCCGTCGTAAGGGGACAGCACCGCATCCAGATTATCGCTTGCATAATTTGCACTCAGCAGATTATCCATCCGGGCTTGAGCCGCCGCGCCGTCCCAGCGCAGGGTTGCTACCTGATCCATGGTGGTCTGCTTGCTGCGGACAACCAGCTTGCCGGAATCGATGTAAGGCTTCAGGATCGACATTGCCCCGTCAAAAAAGAAGTAGGCATTGTTGTCATCCGGCGAACCGCCGAACAGCTCAATATTGAACGGCCCTTTACCCTCTTTGAGTCCCAGCTTCTCCTCAATGTAAGAACCCTGCAGAACACCGACCTTGAAATTGTCAAAAGTGGCGTAGTAGTCGACATATTCGCTCTTCTTGATCAGGCGGTCGTACGCGATCACTTTTACATCCGCATCATGCGCTTTTTGCAGGACATCCGTCAGCGCTTCACCATCAATCGAAGCGATGACAATGGCCTTCACGCCTTTGGTGATCATATTCTCAATTTGCGATACCTGGTTCTCCACGACATCCTCCGCGTATTGCAGATCCGTACCGTAACCCAGCTTCTCGAACTCTTTGACCATGTTGTTGCCGTCATTCACCCAGCGCTCGGAGGACTTGGTCGGCATCGCGATGCCGACCTTCCCGTTCGCCCCATCCGTGCTCCCGCCGGAACTGTTCCCGCCTTTATTGCCGCATGCGGATAAAATCAGTACAAGTGCCAATGCCAGCATGATCCATGAATACTTTTTCATCATCTGCGCTACCCCCTGAACTTTTCTGGTGCCCCGGGCGGCCCCGCCCGTTTGACAAGTTGAGTATAGCAAGGGGGACATGGGGCCGTATTTACACTCAGGCTACTGTTTTTATAAAATCAGAACTTTTGTCAGCGTTTTCAGAAATATTCGGATTAAACTTGTGATTCTTCTATTTTGCCAAAGAAACCACATACGGGATTAACCGCATGTGGTTTCTTTTTGCAGTATATGAGTTTAATGCTGTTCTTCCGCGCGGACTTCGCGCCCCCCCTCGCCGGGAAACACGCCTTTGCGGAATTGCAGCGGGGATACACCTGTCTGCTTTTTGAAGGCGGTGCTGAAATAATGCTGGGTCTCGTAGCCTGTGCGTTCCGCAACTTCGCTCATGCTAAGCTCTGTGGAATGCAGCAGCTGTGCTGCCTTGCGGATGCGGGTCTGCGTCAGATATGTGCCGAAGGATTCTCCCAGCTCCTGCTTGAATAGACGGCTGAGATAAACCGGCGAGGCCTGAAGATGGCCGGCAATGGATTCAAGCGTAAGCCCGTATTCGCCATAATGCTCCAGCACGTATTGCCTTGCTCTGCGGACCAGCGGAGACAACGGCTGCTCCCTGGATAGGTTCACTCTGCATTTGCGGTAGGCGGCGGCCAGCCCGGCGGCATCGCCCTCTACCGCCTGGGTGCCGACTTCAACGGCGATCTTGAGATGGCTTCGCACCACGGCTTCAACCCCGGCCAGCACCGGTTCCCCGGCCGCATCCCACAGCAGAATGATGATCAGGCCTGCGGCATCCCTGAAGATGACTTTGGGATAATCCTGAAGCAGTTCTGTAACCATATTCTCTATCGCAAAAAGAAACAGCTGCCGCTCCTTCTCCTGCAGCCCGGAGTTCTGCGCTTCCCCTCTCCAGCGGATCATGCCGATCAGCGCCGGGCAAGCTGCCGGCAGCCGCAGGAAGTGCAGCTGCTCCATGATCTCACTTTGGCTCAGATTGCCATCCAGCCATTCCTGGCAGAAGCGTTCCCGCAGCAGCGGAAAGTTCTTCAGGATCTGCCGGGAAGCCTGCTGGAGGTGCTGGTTCTTCTGCTTCTCCGCTATCAGCTGATCCCTTACTCCGCGAAGCACCTGCATCAGCTGCTTCGGCTCAGCAGGCTTGAGAATATAGTCATTCACCTGCAGACGGATCGATTCCTGGGCATAGGAGAATTCATCATGGCCGGTGATGACGATGATTTTACAGTCAGGCAGCTGCTCCCGGAGCCGCTTCATCAGTTCAATGCCATGCATGATCGGCATGTTCAAATCGACCAGCGCGATATGCACCTCATGCCGGACAGCCAGCTCCAGCGCTTCCTCGCCGTCCTCCGCTTCCGCTGCTACCTGTAAACCTAAGCTTTTCCAATCTACACATTGCCTGATCCCGTCACGGATAATCGCTTCGTCATCGGCAATGATGACTTTCCAGGAATCCATGGCTTCAGAGGCTCCTTTCGGTTTTATTTAAGCATCCGGATAGCTGTTATGAACAACCGGGTGCCGTACAGTCACTACCGTTCCAGCCCCGTGCTCACTTGCAATTTCGAGTCCGTAGGGTTCACCGTAAGTGAGTCTGATGCGGGCCTGCACATTCAGAATCCCATAACCGCTGCCCGCACTTCCCGGCAGGGGCTGCTCTATTTCTGCCGCCTCACCGGTAGTCCTGCCGATAGCCGCAAGACGCTCCTTCAGAATAGCGAGCCGTTCCGGTGTTATCCCTGCCCCATCATCGCGCACCGTTAAGCATAAGTCTCCCTCCTGCTGGGCAACCTCAATCGAGATATGCCCGGGACCCCGCCTTTCCTTGATGCCGTGATAGATGGCATTCTCCACAATCGGCTGCAGCAGCAGCTTAAGCACGTACAGTTCGTGAAGCTGCGGCGCCACTTCAATGCTGTAGGCCAGCTTGCTGCTGTACCGGACCTGCTGGATTTTCAGATAGCTCACCATATGCTCAAGCTCGTCGGACAGCGGAACAAGATCGCTTCCCTTGCTGAGCCCCAGCCGGAACAGCCTGGACAAGGACTGAACCACCCCGGCAATATCCTCTGCCCCTTTGCTGCGGGCCATCCAGTGAATCGTATCCAAAGTGTTATAGAGAAAATGCGGTTTGATATGCGCCTGCAGGCTGCGCAGCTCCGCTTCCCGCTTCTGCCGGGCCTGCAGCTCGGTCAGCGAGAGCAGCCGGGCAATCTGGGCCAGCATCGAGTTGAAGCTGCGTCCCAGCAGGCCGATTTCATCGGAGCGGCGGCCCCAGTAGCGGATCGTCAGATCACCGGACTGCGCCTTGCTCATAAAGGAGGCCAATTGGCCGATCGGACGGGAAATCGAATACGCCAGATAGAACGAGGCGGTCATCCCCAGCATACACACGATAAATACGAAGGTGACCACATTAAACGTAATTTCCCGTACTCCGAACGCCGATTCTTCCATCGGAAAAACCCCCATCGTGGTCCAGCCCGTAAAAGGCGAGGTTCTGTAGATCAGCTGCAGCTGGCGTCCGGCCACAGACTCGGAGGTGATGCCGGAGCTTTCGGTGAACAGCCCCTCCGGGATAGCTTTCATAATCGGATGCTGGGGAGCATAGATCATTTCCCCGCTGCCATCTACGACGGTCAGATAGCCGGTTTTGCCCAGCGTAACATCTCTGGCCGTTTCGGCAATCACCCGAAGCTTCAAATCGACAAGCACAACCCCTTGCACCACCTGTGTCTCCGGATCAACAATCGCTCTCACAGCAGACACAACCTCGCTTTCCTTATAATCCACATGAGACATTACCGCACGGCCATGAGGGTGGCCAATGATTTTGAAGATTCCTTTATTGTCTGCCGCTTCCCTGTACCAGGCCTCGTCAGTTACGAGGGTACCGGGCCGGGTATACATTTCATTGCTGATGAAATCGCCTTCCCGGTTCACCAGCATGATTCCGGCAATCTCGGAGCTAAGGGTGGTGAAGCCCTGAAGAAATTTGCGGATGTTATATTCCGCCGATTCTCCGCCAGCGGCCCATTCGGCTGCCTGCACCGGATCTTGAATGGAGCCGTCCAGAAAAGCCTGCACCCTGGGGTCAAAAGAGATCAGATAGGTGATCTTTTGCAGATTCTCCACCTCATTCTCCAGTGCGGCGTTGACCTTGCCGATCAGCTGCATCGTATTCTCATTGGTCCGCTCTTCCACAATCCGGTCGACCGTCCAGCCGATCAGCAGCCCGAGTCCGATCGAAGGAAGAATGCTGATCAGAAGAAAATGAATAATCAGCTTATAGCGGATCGGCAGGTTGTTCAGCTTCAGCTTCTCTATGTTCAGGCCACTCTTGCGCATCTGCTGCTCCTTCCCAGAGACTCTCTACTTGGCATAGTAATTGTCCACATTGGCCCGGGTCACCACATCAATCCCTGTATCTACCTTGTCCGGCACCGGCAGCGGCTTGCTGCCTTCATAGGCGTCAGGATCTTCCTGCAAATCCCGGTGCAGCTGGAACAGCTCGGTCAGCGACCAATAGCCCATATTCCAGGTGCCTTGCGCCATGGTCGCGGCAATCCTGCCTTCTTTTACAAGGTCGAGGGTCCCCTTATCCGTATCGAAGCTGATGATCTGCAGCGTTGAACCGCTTCCCCGCACCGCTTCGGCCACGCCTATTCCGCCATTCGACTCCGTGGCGAATATCCCTCCAAGCTTAGGATACTGGGACAACAGCTCCTCTGCCGCCTGCCGGGAAGCCACTTGGTCCCCACGGCCGTCCTTTACGGAAACCAGCTTCATCTCCGGAAATTCACTGCGGATGGTGTGGCTGAAGCCATCGGTGCGTTCCTGATGGTTATGCTGGTCAGGCGTTGTAATGATGGCAACGGACCCTTTGCCGCCGGTGAGCTCAGCCATTTTCCGGGCCGCTTCGGCCCCGGCATTGAAGTTATCCGTACCCAGAAAAGAATAGGCTTTGCTGCCCGGCGCCCCCGAGTCAAACAGCACGACCGGAATCCCGCTCTCCACCGCTTTGTTGATCGTAGCCGTAAGCAGCTTGGAATTCACCGCTGAAATAGCAATTCCCGCAGGCTTTTTGGCAATCGCCTGCTCCAGCACCGTCATCTGTTCACTGGCATTATGCTGGGTTGAGCCATGGTATTCGACGGAAACGTTCAGCTCCTCTGCCGCATCCTCAAAGCCTTTCAGCACGCTTTTCCAGTAATCGATGCCGCTCTGGAACGTAACCATCACGTATTTATCTTCAATATTGCCGCGCAGCCCGGCGGTATCCCATGGGTCAGCAGGATCAGGGTGCAGCTTGTAATTCAACACATAAATCAGGAAAAGGCCAATCAGCAGCACATAGACAAGCCCCAGCTTTTTCAACATGTAACCCCTTTCAAAGTTATGGATAACCACTTCAGCGTTCAAGCTCCTTGCCTACCCTCATATGTTAAGACCAGTTGCTTATTCCGTCAATGATAGTACCAGAACCTTCCTTGCCGGACTAAAAAATCCTGAGTCTAAATCAACCTTAAAATTTCCTTATAACAAAAAAGAACTCCGCCAATTACAGCAGAGTTCTCATAATTAGATCATTACATAAACTGAACTTGTGATTTTTCTATTTGGGGATGAGCCGTGATTCCCGCTTGTCAGAACATCAGATCCGCAGCATAACCTTCGCCCTCCAGCAGGTCATACTCCACCATCCGGTAATCATCCAGCAGCGCCTGCTGCGCAGAAGTCAGGCCGGACAGTTCGCCGGAAGCGCCGATCCGCACGTTTTTGCTCAGGCCGGGAAGCTGCGCGCGCACCTGCTCCAGCATTTTATAGTAAGGCGGCAGCGTTTGGCCTGACAGCTTAAACACGGCAGGTCCAAGGTAAGCGGGGCTGAGCGTCCCCAGCGGGGTATGGCCGATATCAAAATTGGCGAGGATCATCAGCTTGGTCTCATGCTTCAGCCGCAGCTCCTGATCCCAGCCTGCATCTGTATAGATTCCTGCCGTTAGCGCCGGGAGATGATCTCCCCAGAACACAGCAATCGTAGGCCGCTCAATCGTCTTCAGCTCCTGCTGCAGATAGGACAATGCTTCGTCCGTCAGCTTGGTATCCTGTACATAGGTTTCCAGCTCATCCTTCCATTCGGCCTGCACGCCCTGCGCAGTGATGGTATTTGGGCCGTTCCGGCCTTTGGTGAACGGAAAATGATTCTGCATCGTGACCATATGCAAAAAAGTCGGATTGTCCGCCGCCTTCAGCTCACGGATGGCCTCCTGCACCGCAGCTTTGTCGGAGATATAGCCATCCGGTGTGATCCGCTCGGCTTCCTGCAGATCCTTCTCGCTTGTGAAACGGTCAAACCCAAGCACCGGGTAGACCCGGTTGCGGTTATAAAAGGTCTCATCGAACGGATGCAGAGCGAGCGCCTGATAACCTCTCTCTTTCAGAATGCTGACAATGGAGGGCAGCGAGGACATTTTGACAATCCGCTGTTGATATGGAATCGAGCCGTCCCCAGAAAATACATCGACATGCCCGTCAGCGCTTCGAATTCCACATTCGCCGTATTGCCGCCGAACTCGGGAGAGAGCAGGTAGCCTGACGGTGTGGCGCTTTCCGCTTGATGAATGAATTTCAGCGGATCATCACTAAGGGTGATGCCAGGCAGCCGGGTGGGATCAAAAAAGGCCTCATCCATCATGAACAGGATGTTGGGCTGTTCCACCGCTGCCTGCCCGGAGGCCGTATCCGGCAAGGAGTTGTATTTTGCAGCAATGGCTTCTACAGACTCACGGCTATAGCCCTCCGGCTGCTCCAGCAGATTCTGGCGCAGATTCCCGGTAAAAGCGAACACAAACCCATTCTGCGAGTAATTCACCTTCTGATTCCAGAAAATATTCTGGTAATTCAGGGAGGAGGCGAACGTGGTTTGCCCGCTGACCATCACGATAAAACCGGCAATCATTCCCGCAGACACCGCAGTGAGCAGCAGCCGGAGCGGCAGCTGAACTCTGATCCGGGGCAGCTTGAGCAGCAGCCAGATTACGGCTGCAACCGCCAGCACCGCCAGTCCAAGCGCCAGCGGCGAAATCATGCCTTTGGTGATTTTACTCATTTCCCCGGCGTTTTTGACCAGCATCAAATCCCAGGGAAACAGCGGCTCCCCTGTCGTGCTTTGCTTCTTGAAATTCGCGATGCCGAGCAGGATCACCAGCAAGAATCCGATCACCGGGCCAATGTACATATTGGGCAGTACCGCCGAAAAGGCCAGCAGGACAAAGAAAAAAAACAAGCTGCCGCCCACGTACAGCCAATAGGATTTTCCGATCCAATTCAGCACACTCATGAAATTCATATCCAGCGAAGCGGCTTGAATAAAAAAGTTCAGCACAAATCCGCCCAGCAGCAGGCCGAGCAGCATAAATCCCAATTTTTTGGAAGGCCTAAAATAACGCATTGCTTTCACTCCTATCTGTACTAAACGTACAGTATACACCTCCTAGCTTAAAGGAGCATTAAAACATACTCACAAAATTAACCCTATGTAAACTGAACATAAAAACTAAGTAACAAGTAGAAACGGCTACGCCGTCCTTATTAGGAGCCTATGCTTCCGAAGCAGCGATACAGAGTATCGCTTTCAGGTACCCGTTTCAGCGAGAAATAGAAGGATAATTTATAGCGTGAAACATATAAATTCTTATATTTTAAAAAAACAGGGCGCAGCCGCCTTCGCTGCACCCCATTCGCAATCCCGCGGGCTGAACCCTGCGGTCCAGCGTTATTTTACATAAATGCGGCTGGTTTCCTCCCAATATTCGCCCGGCTCCAGGCTGAACAAGCCGATGTCATCTGCGGGAAGATCCACCTTTGGCGCGTTGACCAGGTTGATTTGCGGCTCCGGACAGAAGAAACCTTCGGTTGCCTCATTGTTCCAGATCATCCACTGTTTGTAGGAAGTGCCTACATCGTATACAAGAGTAACTCCGGCTTTGCTGTCTGTAAGCTCCATGCGGTTGCGTCCGTTCTGGGCGGCAGCGGTGTAATGGTTATCCATAGGCGCATAGAACGGATACAAGCCTTCATCACGCAGGGCAATCTCGTCTGCGGTCAGCTCCTGGAACGAGCCTGTCGGCAGCATGCGGTCGCTGAGCTCCCAGCGGTTGCCGATGGTCAGCTTCACGCGGTAATCCTGTGCGGTGCTTCCCGGTGCGAAGGGTGCATTAATCGCAGTGTGGAAAGCAAGCAGGCAAGGCATAAGCTCTTCACCCTCATTATGCACCAGCAGCTGCTGGGACAAACCGGCTTCCCCCAGGCTGTAGCGCAGCTTGACCGTATATTTGAACGGCAGGTATGCATAGGACGGATGCTTCTCATCCACCTTGATGGCAACCGTGACGAAGCTTTCGGTTACACTGCTGCCGAACTCCACAACCTCCCATGCCGCTGTATGCAGGAACCCGTGCAGATGGTTGCCTGTAGCTTCTTCGTTTACCGGGAAGCGGTAGGTTTGTCCGTTCCACGGAAACTCCCCGTCCTCATAGCGGTTCGGCGGAAACAGCACCGGAATGCCGTGAATCCCCGGATTTGCCTTAAACGCTTCCATTTCTTCGGCACCCGGCTCATGCAGAAAACGGTAACCGTTTTCGGTATCACGGAAGCAGATCAGATTGCCGCCGATGCGGGGCAGGATGGCCGCTTCATATCGCCCGGCCTTCAGCCAGACTGCTGCCTCCCCCTCATATAGACCTTCGTAAGCAGTAATTGACATTTTGTGTTACTCCCTTCCATAATCTCAAAATGACTCTCTCCTAGATAGATTACCACATCTGTCCAGGAGGGAATATGTCATTTTTACAACTGTTCCACTTCTACGCTCATTACATGCTCAATCTTCTTTACATCATAATAGATTTCGGTTGCATATTCCCGGTCAGGTGCGGAAATCACCATATCAATCATTTGCCGCCCGTCTTCCAGGTCCTTGATTTTCATCCGCCGGATCGTTCTGCCGTTCTTCTTCGATTTCCGGGTTTTCACGACATGGCGTTCTTCAATCTTTTGAATGACGTCGGTGAGCACATAATTGTGTTCCATAATGATTTTGACGGAGATTTCATGCTTGTTCAGCACCTCAGGCCCAATGAGCTTGATCAGATGCGGGACGGCATTGACAGCGAACATCAGCAGCACCACCGCATACCCTGCTTCTACATAAAAACCTGCCCCGACTGCGATTCCGATACCGGACGCCGTCCAGATCAGCGCAGCGGAAGTGAGTCCCGAAATGGCATCCCCGCCCCGGCGGAGAATGACACCCGCACCCAGGAACCCGATCCCGCTGACAATCTGCGCCGCAAGTCGCATCGGGTCCATATTCGGATGATCCGGCCCGCCGAATTTGTCGTAGGCGTGAATGGAGACGAGCGTGACCAGGCAGCTCGCAATACTGATGACCATACTGGTCCGGATCCCCAGCGGCTTCTGCTTCAATTGCCGGTCAATCCCGATGAACAGCCCGAACAGCATAGCCACAAGCAGCTTAATAATTGATTCCATATGCAGGTTAAAATCCATGTTCATAAGTGCCCTCTCTTCTAAGACGATAGGATAAGTATACCTCAGTGGAAGCGGCTTTGCCGTCCTTTTTAAGGTAGAACAAAAAAAACGGCAACACCGCCCCCTGCCGATGCTTCCCAGCCAAAAGGGCTGTGCATGGTGAGGGGACGGAATCCGTTTCTGTGGGCCAGCTGTTCAATTAAAGATATGCTTCCTCGGCAGTGCTTAGAAGAGGTTACCCGTGCAGCAGCGACTCGGCGCCATCACAATAGATTTCTGTGCCTGTAATGTGATCGGAATCATCGGAGGCCAGGAACAATGCCAGTCTGGCGACCTGATCGGGACGGCCCGGCCCCTTTTCCAGCGGCTCTCCGCCATCCGGGAATTCCACGGCAATCTGCACTTCCTTCAAATCTTCGGATGGATAGGTGTTGTCGTCGATATTCGTTGTAATCGCACCCGGGCAGATGGCATTGACGCGAATTTTGTATTGTGCGAGTTCCAGTGCAGCCATCTTCATAAAAGCGGTCTGACCGGCTTTGGTCGTACTGTATGCAGAAAAGCCGATATTCGAGAAGACGCGGTTGCCGTTAATCGAGCTGTTGATCAGGATGCTCCCGCCGTTTGCTTTTAAATAAGGAATCGCATATTTGACAGTAGCAAAGGTACCGCGCAGATTGATGTTCATGGTTTGGTCCCAAGACTCGATGTCCATGGTTTCAATGGGTGTCATCGCTCCGTTGATACCGGCATTGGCAAAAACAATGTCAAGCCTGCCCCATTGTCCGGCAGCCTGTTTCACAGCGTTTTCGACCTGCTGCGGCTCAGCAATGTCACATTCGATGACGACGGCCTCACCGCCTTCAGCCTCCACCTGCTTGCGGACCTTTTCGGCATTCTCGACTGTCCGGTCAAGCATTGCAACCTTTGCCCCGCTGCGGGCAAAAGCCAGCACAGACGCCCGTCCGATGCCCGACCCGCCGCCGCTGACGATTGCCACTTTGCCTTCCAACTTTTTATCTGCCATGCTCGAAGTCCCTCCCTGTAGTTAATACGCTTTCAAGTTAAGTTGTTTCCCTAACTTATACCTCGCATACCAGGAAGTGAATCGCCAACTTGGCATGATAACATTCAAAGGAACGGCTTCTTGCTGCCCTCCAATCCATGGGTATCCACGCGCAGGCCCGGTCAGCCCTTCAAACCGCTGGTGCTGATGCCGTCCACAATCTGCTTCTGGAAGATGAAGAAGATCAGCATGACCGGTGTAAGGCTCAGGACGGACATGGCGAACATCGGGCCCCAGTTGGATACGGACTCACTGTCGAGGAACATTTTGAGCC encodes the following:
- the chvE gene encoding multiple monosaccharide ABC transporter substrate-binding protein; the protein is MKKYSWIMLALALVLILSACGNKGGNSSGGSTDGANGKVGIAMPTKSSERWVNDGNNMVKEFEKLGYGTDLQYAEDVVENQVSQIENMITKGVKAIVIASIDGEALTDVLQKAHDADVKVIAYDRLIKKSEYVDYYATFDNFKVGVLQGSYIEEKLGLKEGKGPFNIELFGGSPDDNNAYFFFDGAMSILKPYIDSGKLVVRSKQTTMDQVATLRWDGAAAQARMDNLLSANYASDNLDAVLSPYDGISIGILSSLKGVGYGAGDKKLPVVTGQDAELASIKSILAGEQTQTVFKDTRELAKKAVEMTESVLKGTEAEVNDTTTYDNGVKIVPSYLLEPVSVDAGNVDKVLVDGGYYTKEQLGE
- a CDS encoding response regulator, which translates into the protein MDSWKVIIADDEAIIRDGIRQCVDWKSLGLQVAAEAEDGEEALELAVRHEVHIALVDLNMPIMHGIELMKRLREQLPDCKIIVITGHDEFSYAQESIRLQVNDYILKPAEPKQLMQVLRGVRDQLIAEKQKNQHLQQASRQILKNFPLLRERFCQEWLDGNLSQSEIMEQLHFLRLPAACPALIGMIRWRGEAQNSGLQEKERQLFLFAIENMVTELLQDYPKVIFRDAAGLIIILLWDAAGEPVLAGVEAVVRSHLKIAVEVGTQAVEGDAAGLAAAYRKCRVNLSREQPLSPLVRRARQYVLEHYGEYGLTLESIAGHLQASPVYLSRLFKQELGESFGTYLTQTRIRKAAQLLHSTELSMSEVAERTGYETQHYFSTAFKKQTGVSPLQFRKGVFPGEGGREVRAEEQH
- a CDS encoding sensor histidine kinase, whose protein sequence is MRKSGLNIEKLKLNNLPIRYKLIIHFLLISILPSIGLGLLIGWTVDRIVEERTNENTMQLIGKVNAALENEVENLQKITYLISFDPRVQAFLDGSIQDPVQAAEWAAGGESAEYNIRKFLQGFTTLSSEIAGIMLVNREGDFISNEMYTRPGTLVTDEAWYREAADNKGIFKIIGHPHGRAVMSHVDYKESEVVSAVRAIVDPETQVVQGVVLVDLKLRVIAETARDVTLGKTGYLTVVDGSGEMIYAPQHPIMKAIPEGLFTESSGITSESVAGRQLQLIYRTSPFTGWTTMGVFPMEESAFGVREITFNVVTFVFIVCMLGMTASFYLAYSISRPIGQLASFMSKAQSGDLTIRYWGRRSDEIGLLGRSFNSMLAQIARLLSLTELQARQKREAELRSLQAHIKPHFLYNTLDTIHWMARSKGAEDIAGVVQSLSRLFRLGLSKGSDLVPLSDELEHMVSYLKIQQVRYSSKLAYSIEVAPQLHELYVLKLLLQPIVENAIYHGIKERRGPGHISIEVAQQEGDLCLTVRDDGAGITPERLAILKERLAAIGRTTGEAAEIEQPLPGSAGSGYGILNVQARIRLTYGEPYGLEIASEHGAGTVVTVRHPVVHNSYPDA
- a CDS encoding substrate-binding domain-containing protein, with translation MKKLGLVYVLLIGLFLIYVLNYKLHPDPADPWDTAGLRGNIEDKYVMVTFQSGIDYWKSVLKGFEDAAEELNVSVEYHGSTQHNASEQMTVLEQAIAKKPAGIAISAVNSKLLTATINKAVESGIPVVLFDSGAPGSKAYSFLGTDNFNAGAEAARKMAELTGGKGSVAIITTPDQHNHQERTDGFSHTIRSEFPEMKLVSVKDGRGDQVASRQAAEELLSQYPKLGGIFATESNGGIGVAEAVRGSGSTLQIISFDTDKGTLDLVKEGRIAATMAQGTWNMGYWSLTELFQLHRDLQEDPDAYEGSKPLPVPDKVDTGIDVVTRANVDNYYAK
- a CDS encoding LTA synthase family protein, which produces MSSLPSIVSILKERGYQALALHPFDETFYNRNRVYPVLGFDRFTSEKDLQEAERITPDGYISDKAAVQEAIRELKAADNPTFLHMVTMQNHFPFTKGRNGPNTITAQGVQAEWKDELETYVQDTKLTDEALSYLQQELKTIERPTIAVFWGDHLPALTAGIYTDAGWDQELRLKHETKLMILANFDIGHTPLGTLSPAYLGPAVFKLSGQTLPPYYKMLEQVRAQLPGLSKNVRIGASGELSGLTSAQQALLDDYRMVEYDLLEGEGYAADLMF
- a CDS encoding aldose 1-epimerase, with translation MSITAYEGLYEGEAAVWLKAGRYEAAILPRIGGNLICFRDTENGYRFLHEPGAEEMEAFKANPGIHGIPVLFPPNRYEDGEFPWNGQTYRFPVNEEATGNHLHGFLHTAAWEVVEFGSSVTESFVTVAIKVDEKHPSYAYLPFKYTVKLRYSLGEAGLSQQLLVHNEGEELMPCLLAFHTAINAPFAPGSTAQDYRVKLTIGNRWELSDRMLPTGSFQELTADEIALRDEGLYPFYAPMDNHYTAAAQNGRNRMELTDSKAGVTLVYDVGTSYKQWMIWNNEATEGFFCPEPQINLVNAPKVDLPADDIGLFSLEPGEYWEETSRIYVK
- a CDS encoding MgtC/SapB family protein produces the protein MDFNLHMESIIKLLVAMLFGLFIGIDRQLKQKPLGIRTSMVISIASCLVTLVSIHAYDKFGGPDHPNMDPMRLAAQIVSGIGFLGAGVILRRGGDAISGLTSAALIWTASGIGIAVGAGFYVEAGYAVVLLMFAVNAVPHLIKLIGPEVLNKHEISVKIIMEHNYVLTDVIQKIEERHVVKTRKSKKNGRTIRRMKIKDLEDGRQMIDMVISAPDREYATEIYYDVKKIEHVMSVEVEQL
- a CDS encoding SDR family oxidoreductase, which codes for MADKKLEGKVAIVSGGGSGIGRASVLAFARSGAKVAMLDRTVENAEKVRKQVEAEGGEAVVIECDIAEPQQVENAVKQAAGQWGRLDIVFANAGINGAMTPIETMDIESWDQTMNINLRGTFATVKYAIPYLKANGGSILINSSINGNRVFSNIGFSAYSTTKAGQTAFMKMAALELAQYKIRVNAICPGAITTNIDDNTYPSEDLKEVQIAVEFPDGGEPLEKGPGRPDQVARLALFLASDDSDHITGTEIYCDGAESLLHG